From Callithrix jacchus isolate 240 chromosome 15, calJac240_pri, whole genome shotgun sequence, one genomic window encodes:
- the RNF123 gene encoding E3 ubiquitin-protein ligase RNF123 isoform X6: MQIGWCTISCRFNQEEGVGDTHNSYAYDGNRVRKWNVTTTNYGKAWAAGDIVSCLIDLDDGTLSFCLNGVSLGTAFENLSRGLGMAYFPAISLSFKESVAFNFGSRPLRYPVAGYRPLQDPPSADLVRAQRLLGCFRAVLSVELDPMEGQLLDKESSEWRLRGQPTVLLTLAHIFHHFAPLLRKVYLVEAVLMSFLLGIVEKGTRAQAQSVVHQVLDLLWLFMEDYEVQDCLKQLMMSLLRLYRFSPIVPDLGLQIHYLRLTIAILRHEKSRKFLLSNVLFDVLRSVVFFYIKSPLRVEEAGLQELIPTTWWPHRSNKEGKESSEMKEETAEERLRRRAYERGCQRLKKRIEVVEELQVQILKLLLDNKDGNGGEASRYIFLTKFRKFLQENASGRGNMPMLCPPEYMVCFLHRLISALRYYWDEYKASNPHASYSEEAYIPPQVFYNGKVDYFDMQRLGGLLSHLRKTLKDDLASKANIVIDPLELQATTMDDLDEDEEPAPAMAQRPMQTLAVGGSLPLPRPSWLSSPTLGRANRFLSTAAVSLMTPRRPLSTSEKVKVRTLSVEQRTREDIEGSHWNEGLLLGRPPEEPEQPLTENSLLEVLDGVVMMYNLSVHQQLGKRKDIFAELTKSQKVFSEKLDHLSRRLAWVHATVYSQEKMLDIYWLLRVCLRTIEHGDRTGSLFAFMPEFYLSVAINSYSALKNYFGSVHSMEELPGYEETLTRLAAILAKHFADTRIVGTDIRDSLMQALASYVCYPHSLRAVERIPEEQRIAMVRNLLAPYEQRPWAQTNWILVRLWRGCGFGYRYTRLPHLLKTKLEDANLPSLQKPCPSTLLQRHMADLLRQGPDVAPSFLNSVLNQLNWAFSEFIGMIQEIQQAAERLERNFVDSRQLKVCATCFDLSVSLLRVLEMTITLVPEIFLDWTRPTSEMLLRRLAQLLNQVLNRVTAERNLFDRVVTLRLPGLESVDHYPILVAVTGILVQLLVRGPASERERATSVLLADPCFQLRSICYLLGQPDPPAPGTTLPAPDRKHFSLQSYADYISADELAQVEQMLAHLTSASAQAAAASLPTSEEDLCPICYAHPISAVFQPCGHKSCKACINQHLMNNKDCFFCKATIVSVEDWEKAASTSTTSSAA; the protein is encoded by the exons ATGCAGATTGGCTGGTGCACCATCAGCTGCCGCTTCAACCAGGAG GAGGGGGTTGGAGATACACACAACTCCTATGCCTATGATGGCAACCGTGTGCGCAAGTGGAACGTGACCACAACGAATTATGGCAAG GCGTGGGCAGCGGGGGACATCGTCAGCTGTCTGATTGACCTGGATGATGGCACGCTGTCCTTCTGCCT GAATGGTGTATCACTGGGCACTGCCTTCGAGAACCTATCCCGGGGCCTGGGCATGGCCTACTTCCCAGCCATCAGCCTTTCTTTCAAGGAGTCTGTGGCCTTCAACTTTGGCAGCCGTCCTCTGCG CTACCCAGTGGCGGGCTACCGGCCCCTGCAGGACCCACCTAGTGCTGACCTGGTGCGGGCACAGAGGTTGCTGGGCTGCTTTCGGGCAGTGCTGAGTGTGGAGCTGGACCCCATG GAAGGGCAGCTGTTGGACAAGGAGAGCTCCGAGTGGCGGTTGCGGGGCCAGCCCACTGTCCTCCTCACACTGGCCCACATCTTCCATCACTTTGCACCGCTCCTG CGCAAGGTGTACCTGGTGGAGGCTGTGCTCATGAGCTTCCTGCTGGGCATCGTGGAGAAGGGCACACGCGCACAGGCACAGTCCGTGGTGCACCAGGTCCTGGACCTCTTGTGGCTCTTCATGGAG GACTACGAGGTACAAGATTGCCTCAAGCAGTTGATGATGTCTCTGCTTCGGCTGTACCGGTTCTCACCCATCGTCCCAGACCTGGGCCTACAG ATCCATTACCTACGGCTCACTATCGCCATCCTGAGGCATGAGAAGTCCCGCAAGTTTCTGCTTAGCAACGTCCT CTTCGACGTGCTCCGTTCCGTCGTGTTCTTTTACATCAAGAGCCCCCTGCGTGTGGAGGAAGCTGGCCTGCAGGAGCTCATTCCCACCACCTGGTGGCCCCACCGCTCCAATAAGGAG GGCAAAGAGAGCTCAGAGATGAAGGAGGAGACAGCAGAGGAGCGGCTGCGGCGGCGAGCCTACGAACGGGGCTGCCAGCGGCTCAAGAAGCGTATTGAAG TGGTGGAAGAACTACAGGTCCAGATTCTGAAGCTGCTGCTGGACAATAAAGATGGCAACGGG GGCGAAGCTTCTAGGTACATCTTCCTGACCAAGTTTCGAAAGTTTCTGCAGGAGAATGCGAGTGGCCGCGGG AACATGCCCATGCTCTGCCCCCCTGAGTACATGGTCTGCTTCTTACACCGACTGATCTCTGCCCTGCGATACTATTGGGATGAGTACAAGGCTTCCAATCCCCATGCTTCCTACAGTGAGG AGGCCTACATCCCTCCCCAGGTCTTCTATAATGGCAAGGTGGACTACTTTGACATGCAGCGCCTGGGGGGCCTCCTCTCCCACCTGCGGAAGACCCTCAAAG ATGACCTTGCTTCCAAAGCCAACATTGTGATCGACCCACTGGAGCTCCAGGCAACCACCATGGATGACTTGGACGAGGATGAGGAGCCAGCCCCAGCTATGGCCCAG CGCCCCATGCAGACCCTGGCTGTTGGGGGGTCACTGCCCCTGCCCCGGCCCAGCTGGCTCAGTTCTCCAACCTTGGGCCGAGCCAACCGCTTCCTCAGCACAGCAGCCGTGAGCCTCATGACCCCACGGCGTCCTCTGAGTACCTCAGAGAAAGTGAAGGTCCGCACACTGAGCGTGGAGCAGAGGACCCGTGAGGACA TTGAAGGCAGCCACTGGAATGAGGGCCTGCTGCTGGGGCGGCCCCCCGAGGAGCCTGAGCAGCCCCTCACCGAGAACTCGCTGCTGGAAGTCCTGGATGGGGTGGTCATGATGTACAACCTCAGCGTGCACCAGCAGCTGGGCAAG AGGAAGGATATTTTTGCAGAGTTGACCAAGAGCCAGAAGGTTTTCTCAGAAAAGCTGGACCACCTGAGCCGCCGTCTTGCCTGGGTCCATGCCACTGTCTACTCCCAG GAGAAGATGCTGGACATCTACTGGCTGCTGCGCGTCTGCCTGCGGACCATTGAGCACGGCGATCGCACGGGGTCTCTCTTCGCCTTCATGCCCGAGTTCTACCTGAGTGTGGCCATCAACAGCTACAGTGCTCTCAAGAATTACTTTGGCTCTGTGCACAGCATGGAGGAGCTCCCAG GCTATGAAGAGACCCTGACCCGCCTGGCTGCCATTCTTGCCAAACACTTTGCAGACACACGCATCGTGGGCACTG ACATACGAGACTCGCTGATGCAGGCTCTGGCCAGCTACGTGTGCTACCCACACTCCCTGCGGGCTGTGGAGCGAATCCCTGAGGAGCA GCGTATTGCCATGGTAAGGAACCTCCTGGCTCCCTATGAACAGCGGCCCTGGGCCCAGACCAACTGGATCCTGGTGCGGCTCTGGAGG GGCTGTGGCTTTGGGTACCGCTATACACGGCTGCCACATCTGCTGAAAACCAAACTTGAGGACGCCAATTTGCCCAGCCTCCAGA AGCCCTGCCCCTCCACCCTGCTGCAGCGGCACATGGCAGACCTCCTGCGGCAGGGTCCTGATGTGGCGCCCAGCTTCCTCAACAGTGTCCTGAACCAGCTCAACTGGGCCTTCTCTGAATTCATTGGCATGATCCAGGAG ATCCAGCAGGCTGCTGAGCGCCTGGAGCGGAACTTTGTGGATAGCCGGCAGCTCAAGGTTTGtgccacctgctttgacctctcGGTCAGCCTGCTGCGTGTCTTGGAGATGACCATCACACTGGTGCCTGAGATATTTCTCGACTGGACCCGGCCTACCTCTGAGATGCTGCTGCGGCGTCTTGCACAG CTGCTAAACCAGGTGCTGAACCGGGTGACAGCTGAGAGGAACCTGTTTGATCGTGTGGTCACCCTACGGCTGCCTG gTCTAGAGAGCGTGGACCACTACCCCATTCTGGTGGCAGTGACGGGCATCCTGGTCCAGCTCCTGGTGCGTGGCCCAGCTTCAGA GAGAGAACGAGCCACATCAGTGCTCCTGGCAGATCCCTGCTTCCAGCTCCGTTCAATATGCTATCTCCTGGGACAGCCAGACCCCCCAGCACCTGGCACTACCCTGCCAGCCCCTGACCGGAAGCACTTCtccctgcagagct ATGCAGATTATATCAGTGCTGACGAGCTGGCCCAGGTGGAACAGATGCTGGCGCACCTGACCTCTGCATCTGCCCAGGCAGCAGCTGCCTCCCTG CCCACCAGTGAGGAGGACCTCTGCCCCATCTGCTATGCCCACCCCATCTCTGCTGTGTTCCAGCCCTGTGGCCACAAGTCCTGCAA AGCCTGCATCAACCAACACCTGATGAACAACAAGGACTGCTTCTTCTGCAAAGCCACCATCGTGTCTGTCGAGGACTGGGAGAAGGCAGCCAGTACAAGCACTACCTCCTCAGCTGCTTAG